The Nostoc sp. 'Lobaria pulmonaria (5183) cyanobiont' genome window below encodes:
- a CDS encoding DeoR/GlpR family DNA-binding transcription regulator, with the protein MLTAERRQFILEILRRDKKVLSTELSAVLKVSEDTIRRDLRELAETGLLQRVHGGALLKSPATASYADRQKQAPKEKEAIARTAAKLVCTGQVVILDGGTTTLQVTRHLPLDLHATVITNSPPIAVALAEHPHIEVVMLGGQLYKKALVNVGTVTIETLRMIRADLCMLGVCSLHPEVGISVPNLDEAHVKRAMIAGSAEVVGLVTAEKLDTAAPYLVESIHALTYLVTAPTVSNNMLSAYKALGLTIIRDEYE; encoded by the coding sequence ATGCTAACTGCTGAACGACGACAATTCATCTTAGAAATTCTGCGTCGTGATAAAAAGGTACTTTCAACAGAACTTAGTGCTGTTCTCAAGGTTTCTGAGGATACGATTCGGCGGGACTTGCGAGAACTGGCAGAAACTGGACTATTGCAACGCGTTCATGGGGGAGCGCTCCTTAAATCTCCAGCCACCGCTAGTTATGCCGATCGCCAAAAGCAAGCGCCAAAAGAAAAGGAAGCGATCGCTCGGACAGCAGCAAAATTAGTTTGTACAGGACAGGTGGTGATTTTAGATGGAGGTACAACAACTCTCCAAGTAACCCGTCATTTACCTCTAGATTTGCACGCAACAGTGATCACAAATAGTCCGCCAATCGCTGTTGCCTTAGCAGAACATCCGCATATAGAGGTTGTGATGTTAGGTGGACAACTCTACAAAAAAGCCTTGGTGAACGTCGGTACTGTTACAATTGAGACATTACGGATGATTCGTGCAGATTTGTGCATGTTGGGGGTTTGCAGTTTGCATCCAGAAGTTGGGATTAGTGTACCTAACCTAGACGAAGCGCACGTCAAACGAGCGATGATTGCTGGATCGGCTGAGGTAGTTGGATTAGTGACAGCAGAAAAATTAGATACAGCTGCTCCTTATTTAGTGGAGTCTATTCATGCCCTGACTTATCTAGTAACCGCACCGACAGTATCTAATAATATGCTGAGTGCCTACAAAGCTTTAGGTTTGACC
- a CDS encoding transketolase C-terminal domain-containing protein gives MTIMNSQFPIDLGAYKPLALNPANSSLTAEQRDTLKANIQLCRDAIVFFTATGAASGVGGHTGGPYDTVPEVMILDAFFRGASEQFVPIFFDEAGHRVATQYLMATLHGDLPAEQLLRYRQAHSNLPGHPELKLTPGVKFSSGRLGHIWPYINGVAMANPGKAVFCLGSDGSQQEGNDAEAARLAVAQHLNVKLLIDDNDVTIAGHPSKYLPGFSVAKTLEGHGLKVLQGDGEDLDDLYRRICEAVNTPGAIALINKRPMCPGIEGLEGSIHGHDVIPLDLAVKYLESRGQTAAVEYLKSIEKPKQTYTFLGSSDKWGANRSVFGEAVVGVLSRMSEAERKEKVKVIDSDLEGSCGLKIIHETYPEIFISSGIMERSNFSAMAGFGMDKGKQGIFATFSAFLEMCISEITMARLNYSNVLCHFSHAGIDDMADNSCHFGLNNMFADNGLDDGYPTQLYFPADTNQMTACVEAVFFEPGLRFIFSTRSKVPNIQDSNGNDFFGSGYKFVPGKDEVIREGTQGYIISFGDALYRAVDAVERLKQEGLDVGLINKTTLNTIDEEMMTKVGNAPFVLVVEPFNRRTGLGSRFGSWLLERGLTPKYAHLGTYKEGCGGLWEQYPYQGIDPVGIINKVKELVGKK, from the coding sequence ATGACTATTATGAATTCCCAATTTCCAATTGATCTCGGTGCTTACAAACCTTTAGCGCTCAATCCCGCAAATTCCAGCCTTACTGCTGAACAACGAGATACTCTCAAAGCGAATATTCAACTTTGCCGAGATGCGATCGTCTTTTTTACAGCGACTGGCGCTGCTAGCGGAGTCGGCGGTCATACTGGCGGCCCATACGATACAGTCCCAGAGGTAATGATCCTCGATGCCTTTTTCCGGGGAGCATCGGAGCAATTTGTGCCGATTTTCTTTGATGAAGCAGGACATCGAGTCGCCACCCAATATCTGATGGCAACATTGCATGGTGATTTACCTGCCGAGCAACTTTTACGTTATCGGCAGGCACATTCCAATTTACCGGGACACCCCGAACTAAAACTAACTCCTGGTGTAAAATTTAGTTCTGGACGCTTGGGACATATTTGGCCTTACATCAATGGTGTGGCAATGGCGAATCCAGGCAAGGCTGTTTTCTGTCTCGGTTCTGATGGATCGCAGCAAGAAGGCAATGATGCTGAAGCTGCTCGCTTGGCCGTTGCTCAACATCTCAACGTCAAGCTGCTTATTGATGACAATGATGTAACGATCGCTGGACATCCTTCTAAATATTTACCTGGTTTTAGTGTCGCCAAAACCTTAGAAGGGCATGGGTTGAAAGTACTTCAGGGAGACGGGGAAGACTTAGACGATTTATACCGTCGTATTTGCGAAGCTGTGAATACTCCCGGAGCGATCGCTCTGATCAATAAACGCCCGATGTGTCCTGGTATTGAAGGTTTAGAAGGTTCCATTCATGGCCATGATGTAATTCCTCTAGATTTAGCAGTTAAGTATCTAGAATCTCGCGGACAAACTGCGGCTGTCGAATACCTTAAAAGTATTGAGAAACCCAAACAAACATATACGTTTCTGGGTTCCAGTGACAAATGGGGCGCTAACCGTAGTGTGTTTGGTGAAGCCGTGGTGGGTGTCCTCAGTCGCATGAGTGAAGCGGAGCGTAAAGAAAAAGTCAAGGTCATTGATAGCGACCTAGAAGGCTCCTGCGGTTTGAAGATAATTCATGAAACATACCCAGAAATATTTATTTCCTCCGGCATTATGGAACGGAGCAACTTCTCTGCTATGGCCGGATTCGGGATGGACAAGGGCAAGCAAGGTATTTTTGCGACCTTCAGCGCCTTCTTAGAAATGTGTATCTCAGAAATCACGATGGCACGGCTGAACTATTCCAATGTTCTGTGTCATTTTTCCCATGCGGGTATAGATGACATGGCAGATAACAGCTGCCACTTTGGTTTGAACAATATGTTTGCCGACAATGGCTTGGATGATGGCTACCCAACACAGTTGTACTTTCCGGCAGATACTAATCAAATGACAGCTTGTGTAGAAGCTGTGTTCTTTGAGCCGGGACTGCGGTTTATTTTCTCCACCCGTTCCAAAGTGCCCAATATTCAGGACAGTAACGGCAATGACTTCTTTGGAAGTGGCTACAAATTTGTTCCTGGTAAAGATGAGGTTATACGAGAAGGGACGCAAGGCTACATTATCAGTTTTGGCGATGCTCTCTATCGTGCCGTTGATGCTGTAGAGCGTCTGAAGCAAGAAGGGTTAGACGTTGGTTTGATTAACAAAACAACTTTAAACACCATTGATGAAGAAATGATGACCAAAGTTGGTAACGCTCCTTTTGTGCTTGTAGTAGAACCTTTCAACCGTCGCACTGGCTTAGGTAGTCGTTTCGGCTCTTGGCTGCTAGAGCGGGGGTTGACTCCCAAATATGCCCATCTTGGAACTTATAAAGAAGGTTGCGGCGGTTTGTGGGAACAGTACCCATATCAAGGTATCGATCCAGTCGGCATCATCAACAAGGTAAAGGAGTTAGTTGGAAAAAAATAA
- a CDS encoding AMIN domain-containing protein, giving the protein MDRGLKTKQFYQWGKQLFSISILGFYAAIALESTTAATPGAKLNNWRFSPKTQQLEITLSAGTTPHYFYLAQPSRLVVDLPNTKLGKITTQQNYSGAIKSIRISQLNAKDTRIVLDLAAGTVFNPKQVQLQPVSRKNSTRWVLRPVISGKTTAVKTTAVKPAKSAPSAKKQPQTLQKPPSNLPVTTNPQSPLLTAPPPSNELPSTTTNSGQPFVTVPPLNPNTSSPSQQPASILPPPSFPNQLDNLNNIPPLGISEFPVPTIPNAPEPQIIEFGQPLPKTK; this is encoded by the coding sequence ATGGATCGGGGACTAAAGACTAAGCAATTTTATCAATGGGGCAAGCAGTTATTTAGCATCAGTATATTAGGCTTTTATGCAGCGATCGCCCTCGAAAGCACTACTGCTGCTACACCAGGGGCAAAGCTAAATAATTGGCGTTTTTCTCCCAAGACACAGCAACTCGAAATCACTCTCTCAGCAGGCACAACCCCTCATTATTTCTACTTGGCACAACCCTCTCGTCTAGTTGTAGATTTACCGAATACTAAGTTGGGCAAAATTACCACGCAACAAAATTATTCTGGAGCAATCAAAAGCATTCGCATTTCTCAACTGAACGCAAAGGATACACGCATTGTCCTAGATTTAGCAGCAGGGACTGTTTTTAATCCTAAACAGGTACAACTGCAACCCGTTTCCCGAAAAAACTCCACTCGCTGGGTGTTACGTCCGGTTATTTCTGGTAAAACTACTGCCGTTAAAACTACTGCCGTAAAACCAGCAAAGTCCGCACCTTCAGCCAAGAAACAACCTCAAACACTCCAAAAGCCGCCTAGTAACCTACCCGTAACTACTAATCCACAATCGCCCTTACTCACAGCTCCGCCTCCATCCAATGAACTGCCTTCAACTACTACTAACTCAGGGCAGCCTTTTGTCACCGTACCTCCTTTAAATCCAAATACATCCTCTCCCTCTCAACAACCTGCTTCGATTCTTCCCCCTCCTTCTTTCCCAAATCAACTTGATAATTTAAATAACATTCCTCCTTTGGGAATATCGGAATTTCCAGTTCCAACAATCCCCAATGCTCCCGAACCCCAAATCATTGAGTTTGGTCAACCTTTACCCAAAACTAAATAA